Genomic segment of Umezawaea sp. Da 62-37:
GGCGTCCTGCACTACTACTTCCGCGACAAGGTCGAGCTGATCACGTACTGCGTGCGGCAGTACAAGACCGAGTGCGCGCAGCGCTACGACCGGATCGTCGCCACCGCAGAGACGCCGGAGACCCTGGCCGCCGGGTTCACCGACGCCCTCATCGCGACGCTCGTCGAAGACGCCACGATGCACCGCCTCTGGTACGACCTGCGCTCGCAGGCGCTGTTCGAGCCGTCGTTCCGCGAGGACGTGCTGGCGATCGACGCCATGCTGGAGCGGATGATCTGGCGCATCGTCAGCCGCTACGCCGAACTGGTCGGCCGCGAGGTCGCGGTCCCGCCGTCGGCGCTCTACGCGATGTTCGACGGCCTGTTCCAGCAGGCCCTGCTGCGCCAGCTGGCCGGTCAGGAGCAGGCGGGCACCGTGCTGCGCGCCAACGTCTTCCAGCTCGTCGGCACGCTCTTCCCCTCCTGACCCGAGCCCGCCTGACCTGAGCCCTCGGGTCCCCAGGGGCTCGAACGGCGTCAGCGCGGCCCGAAGCGCATCCGGAACGACACCACCGACAGCCCGAGGACCGGCGTGAGCCCCTCCAGCCAGCTCAACGGACCGTCCGGGGCGAACTTCCACCCGACCTTCGCCACCCGCACGCGTCCGCTCATCCGCAC
This window contains:
- a CDS encoding TetR/AcrR family transcriptional regulator; protein product: MSTAEKLDRVSRRQVDKFEERRRELAGAALQTLSELGYARTSLREIAQNSAFSHGVLHYYFRDKVELITYCVRQYKTECAQRYDRIVATAETPETLAAGFTDALIATLVEDATMHRLWYDLRSQALFEPSFREDVLAIDAMLERMIWRIVSRYAELVGREVAVPPSALYAMFDGLFQQALLRQLAGQEQAGTVLRANVFQLVGTLFPS